Proteins from a genomic interval of Leifsonia shinshuensis:
- a CDS encoding alpha/beta fold hydrolase — protein sequence MTPNPRSPRSSHPVLRAAGGVVLALCGVLLLLRGVIGFGPDAPQGTGPHLLAVALMVVGAAAILGAVLLGRTARAAMVAVVVSLGVLTVGLGAGVATALAPCSFPAASRSGLTTDDTQATGSAPAPSGVFRATDGTRLAYYAFVPAHPVASLVFSHGSGANSAAGYLPLARELDREYGIATYLVDLRGHGASGGPRGDTPSVAQLQRDEQTAVDGVRRALPGLPVFVGGHSAGAGVVLNSVPRIAREVAGYVFVAPDFGLHSGTELATDASNFATVCQRPLVAATVTDGLLDAHAPAVGFAYTAAQITDAHLVDRYTADMAIGQNPADAAGTLAAIRRPVGVWVGADDEVFAAARVVAYAGHAPYVTTEIVPGATHLGVLDTVASDIGPWVDRVAQTGNASGTR from the coding sequence GTGACCCCGAATCCTCGCTCCCCTCGTTCATCGCACCCCGTCCTCCGCGCCGCCGGCGGGGTGGTCCTCGCGCTCTGCGGCGTGCTGCTGCTCCTGCGCGGCGTCATCGGCTTCGGGCCCGACGCTCCGCAGGGGACCGGCCCGCACCTTCTCGCTGTCGCGCTGATGGTCGTCGGCGCCGCCGCGATCCTCGGCGCGGTCCTCCTCGGCCGCACGGCCCGGGCGGCGATGGTCGCGGTCGTCGTCTCCCTCGGGGTGCTCACGGTCGGGCTCGGTGCGGGCGTCGCAACCGCCCTTGCACCGTGCTCCTTCCCGGCGGCGTCCCGGAGCGGACTGACCACCGACGACACACAGGCGACCGGCAGTGCGCCGGCGCCGTCGGGCGTGTTCCGGGCGACCGACGGCACCCGCCTCGCCTACTACGCCTTCGTCCCGGCGCACCCCGTCGCGAGCCTGGTGTTCTCCCACGGCTCGGGCGCGAACAGCGCCGCAGGCTATCTCCCGCTCGCGCGCGAACTGGACCGGGAGTACGGGATTGCGACGTACCTGGTGGACCTCCGCGGTCACGGCGCATCCGGCGGCCCGCGCGGCGATACCCCGAGCGTGGCCCAGCTGCAGCGGGACGAGCAGACCGCCGTCGACGGCGTCCGACGCGCGCTGCCCGGCCTCCCCGTATTCGTGGGCGGCCATTCGGCCGGCGCCGGCGTCGTGCTGAACTCGGTCCCGCGGATCGCGCGCGAGGTCGCCGGCTACGTCTTCGTCGCGCCCGACTTCGGTCTGCACTCCGGAACCGAACTCGCCACGGACGCGTCGAACTTCGCGACGGTGTGCCAGCGCCCGCTCGTCGCCGCGACCGTCACGGACGGCCTCCTGGATGCGCACGCCCCGGCCGTCGGCTTCGCCTACACCGCGGCCCAGATCACCGACGCGCACCTCGTCGACCGCTACACCGCCGACATGGCGATCGGGCAGAACCCCGCCGACGCGGCCGGGACGCTCGCCGCCATCCGCCGGCCGGTCGGCGTCTGGGTGGGAGCGGACGACGAGGTGTTCGCCGCGGCACGCGTGGTCGCCTACGCCGGGCACGCTCCCTACGTGACGACGGAGATCGTCCCGGGGGCGACGCACCTGGGCGTCCTGGACACGGTCGCGTCGGACATCGGTCCGTGGGTCGATCGGGTCGCCCAGACCGGCAACGCGTCCGGTACGCGTTGA
- a CDS encoding phage major capsid protein has protein sequence MELDTRSRLDILNEARDKALGEIDTIVTRAETFKRSISTGENAKIEEHKSDIRSIDAKIRDLEVEDATRERLGREFRRLGLAGTPGRTSTVGGTYNPESRHSYFRDMLEASRGDSGARERLDRHRSEFSDGIRDLSDSKANEIRAISTSNGTGGEFVPPLWLVDNYIEALRPARATADALTNLDLPAGTDVINVPKVVTGTAAAIQATQNTGIQQTDITTGTVAASVITIAGGQTVAQQLFDQSPIAGHMDKVILQDLMADYARQVGSLVLNGTGTGGQPTGLITAAGTVQTYTDASPAFMGAGKIYAQIGKAVQTVQTSRFAAASAIIMHPRRWAWAAVQVDASNRAVILPDANGPLNASGIQVNGNAQGVVGKMFGLPVIVDPNIPINVGTGTNQDVILVLKADDSWLYEGTIRAEVFQQTYANQLSLFARVYNYMALAHRLPQSIVTITGTGLVAPTF, from the coding sequence ATGGAACTCGACACCCGTTCCCGCCTCGACATCCTCAACGAGGCCCGCGACAAAGCCCTCGGTGAGATCGACACGATCGTCACCAGGGCCGAAACCTTCAAGCGTTCGATCTCCACCGGCGAGAACGCCAAGATCGAAGAGCACAAGAGCGACATCCGAAGCATCGATGCGAAGATCCGCGACCTGGAGGTCGAGGACGCCACCCGCGAACGCCTCGGTCGTGAGTTCCGCAGGCTCGGACTGGCCGGCACGCCGGGACGCACCTCGACGGTCGGCGGAACGTACAACCCGGAGTCGCGGCACTCGTACTTCCGCGACATGCTCGAGGCCAGCCGGGGCGACTCCGGCGCCCGTGAGCGCCTCGACCGCCACCGCAGCGAGTTCAGCGACGGCATCCGCGACCTCAGCGATTCCAAGGCGAACGAGATCCGCGCGATCTCCACGTCCAACGGAACCGGCGGCGAATTCGTGCCGCCGCTGTGGCTGGTCGACAACTACATCGAAGCGCTGCGCCCAGCACGCGCCACCGCGGACGCTCTGACCAACCTCGATCTGCCCGCCGGCACCGACGTCATCAACGTGCCCAAGGTCGTCACCGGAACCGCGGCCGCGATCCAGGCCACACAGAACACCGGCATCCAGCAGACCGACATCACGACCGGGACCGTTGCCGCGTCGGTCATCACGATCGCAGGTGGCCAGACCGTCGCCCAGCAGCTCTTCGACCAGTCCCCGATCGCCGGACACATGGACAAGGTGATCCTCCAGGACCTCATGGCCGACTACGCCCGCCAGGTCGGATCTCTCGTCCTCAACGGCACCGGCACCGGCGGACAGCCCACCGGCCTCATCACAGCCGCCGGCACCGTGCAGACCTACACCGACGCGAGCCCCGCGTTCATGGGCGCCGGGAAGATCTACGCTCAGATCGGCAAGGCCGTGCAGACGGTCCAGACCAGCCGGTTCGCCGCCGCGTCCGCGATCATCATGCACCCGCGGCGCTGGGCGTGGGCAGCCGTCCAGGTCGACGCGTCGAACCGCGCCGTGATCCTGCCCGACGCCAACGGCCCGCTCAACGCGTCCGGTATCCAGGTCAACGGCAACGCGCAGGGCGTCGTCGGCAAGATGTTCGGCCTGCCCGTGATCGTCGACCCGAACATCCCGATCAACGTTGGCACCGGCACGAACCAGGATGTCATCCTCGTGCTGAAGGCCGACGACTCGTGGCTGTACGAGGGCACCATCCGCGCGGAGGTGTTCCAGCAGACCTACGCGAACCAGCTCAGCCTGTTCGCCCGCGTCTACAACTACATGGCGCTGGCACACCGCCTCCCGCAGTCGATCGTGACCATCACCGGCACCGGCCTGGTCGCACCGACCTTCTAA
- a CDS encoding tyrosine-type recombinase/integrase, which translates to MTTVASVEPYQVGGKQRYRARWRTPEHKSREKGGFTTKEAAKLFLADKVVSMARGDYIDTSLSKVTIGERAGAWLAGKESALKPSAFYALEITWRLHVEPRWGSVALQAVEHSEVQAWVAELAARRSATVTLRAYGILAGILDVAVKDRRVTRNVARDVDLPRKRKKAHVYLTHEQVDALAREAGQYATLVRVLAYTGIRWGEASGLRVKHLDMLRGRLQVDENAVKVGTEVIVGSPKSHRVRSVPFPRFLAESLARQCEGKTREQLVFGDGHNHITTPSWRDGWFVYAKRRSGVPAELTIHDLRHTAASLAIAAGANVKAVQRMLGHASAAMTLDVYGHLFDDDLDAVSAALDEAVRVSSVGDLWAIGDSGTSETSAIPVIARK; encoded by the coding sequence GTGACGACCGTGGCTAGCGTTGAGCCATATCAGGTCGGCGGGAAACAGCGGTACCGCGCCCGATGGCGGACGCCGGAGCACAAGTCGCGCGAGAAGGGTGGCTTCACGACCAAGGAGGCCGCGAAGCTTTTCCTGGCTGACAAAGTTGTCAGCATGGCGCGCGGTGATTACATCGATACGTCGCTGTCGAAGGTGACGATCGGGGAGCGTGCTGGGGCGTGGCTGGCTGGCAAGGAGAGCGCCCTGAAGCCGTCCGCGTTCTATGCCCTCGAGATCACCTGGAGGCTGCACGTCGAGCCGCGCTGGGGCTCGGTGGCCCTTCAAGCGGTCGAGCACTCCGAAGTGCAGGCGTGGGTCGCTGAGCTCGCTGCGAGGCGCTCAGCGACAGTCACGCTGCGCGCGTACGGGATACTCGCCGGCATCCTCGACGTCGCTGTGAAGGATCGTCGGGTGACGCGGAACGTGGCGCGTGACGTCGACCTGCCGCGCAAGCGGAAGAAGGCGCACGTCTACCTGACGCACGAGCAGGTCGACGCGCTCGCACGCGAGGCCGGCCAGTACGCGACGCTCGTGCGCGTCTTGGCTTACACGGGCATTCGCTGGGGTGAGGCGTCCGGACTGCGCGTGAAGCATCTCGACATGCTCCGCGGGCGCCTGCAGGTGGACGAGAACGCGGTGAAGGTCGGCACCGAGGTGATCGTCGGTTCGCCGAAATCGCACCGCGTGCGGTCGGTGCCTTTCCCGCGGTTCCTCGCCGAGTCGCTCGCGCGGCAGTGCGAGGGCAAGACTCGGGAGCAGCTCGTGTTCGGCGACGGCCACAACCACATCACGACGCCCTCATGGCGCGATGGATGGTTCGTCTACGCCAAGCGACGCTCGGGCGTGCCCGCTGAGCTCACGATTCACGACCTGCGGCACACGGCGGCGTCGCTCGCGATCGCGGCCGGTGCGAACGTGAAGGCGGTGCAGCGGATGCTCGGTCACGCCTCCGCGGCGATGACGCTCGACGTCTACGGCCACCTCTTCGACGATGACCTGGACGCCGTTTCGGCCGCTTTGGATGAGGCCGTGCGTGTTTCAAGTGTGGGCGATTTGTGGGCGATCGGTGATTCTGGGACCTCCGAAACCTCCGCGATCCCAGTCATAGCGCGGAAGTAG
- a CDS encoding VOC family protein, translating to MIRIGSIVWGVRDLPRAVEFWSEALRYRPLREPDVDWAILAPVAGTGPQLALKLVGSEANPSPRHHLDLYADDQEAEADRLRGLGALDVDWDYEEGADYVVLADPDGNRFCVVAAGEAAAS from the coding sequence ATGATCCGGATCGGTTCGATCGTCTGGGGCGTGCGCGACCTGCCGCGCGCCGTCGAGTTCTGGTCGGAGGCGTTGCGCTACCGGCCGTTGCGGGAGCCGGATGTCGACTGGGCGATCCTCGCGCCCGTCGCCGGGACGGGGCCGCAACTGGCGCTCAAGCTGGTCGGGAGCGAGGCGAACCCGTCGCCGCGCCACCACCTGGACCTCTACGCCGACGATCAGGAGGCCGAAGCGGACCGGCTGCGCGGGCTCGGCGCGCTCGATGTCGACTGGGACTACGAGGAGGGCGCCGACTACGTGGTGCTCGCGGACCCGGACGGGAACCGGTTCTGCGTCGTCGCCGCGGGGGAGGCGGCCGCCTCGTGA
- a CDS encoding YchJ family metal-binding protein — MTDTRCPCGSGETYANCCGPLHAGAPAPTAERLMRSRFSAFALGDAGYLLRSWHASTRPEAIDLDDGLHWYRLDVESTERGGPFDRDGIVAFTAYYKGAERGSLHEVSRFVREGGDWFYVAAV; from the coding sequence GTGACCGACACGCGATGCCCCTGCGGGAGCGGCGAGACCTACGCGAACTGCTGCGGCCCCCTGCACGCCGGCGCCCCGGCCCCGACCGCGGAGCGGCTGATGCGGTCGCGGTTCAGCGCGTTCGCGCTCGGCGACGCCGGCTACCTGCTGCGGAGCTGGCACGCCTCCACCCGCCCGGAAGCAATCGACCTGGACGACGGCCTGCACTGGTACCGGCTCGACGTCGAGTCGACCGAACGCGGCGGCCCGTTCGACCGGGACGGGATCGTGGCGTTCACCGCCTACTACAAGGGCGCGGAGCGCGGCTCGCTGCACGAGGTGTCCCGGTTCGTGCGGGAGGGCGGCGACTGGTTCTACGTCGCCGCGGTCTGA
- a CDS encoding Ig-like domain-containing protein has translation MSPPVRPRGSTGLLVAVLTGFALAALAFAAGSFAGLAPPASAAGTGSASTVSRSTPARTAPADNSAPADNTAPADTPSPTPTPGPVRLDALPSGLVTSFPLTVSGTADPGDVIDVSGGSSPGSDTSCSVTAASDGTFRCALQRLPDGPGVAVRAVSRSSGLADSGRVDVLSPPVIASAQGGATGGGIHGTAYPGASVTVTAETGASCTFPADSSGSWGCVIAGLRDGRHSITATQVAPFSSTRSAPSRPVTIVVDTVAPPAPTITSPAPGSTVANGQTITFGGAGEQGATVTVYASTSRGTTVACTATVTGGAWSCGAAALPAGDYIASALQRDAAGNVSAGSNPVAVSVEAATPSTTPSKGRPSAAPAPAPAVPPPPSAAPSPSAGPTHPSTKGWTDTPFTTASAPVVTAASVPGWLRSVGLAIAALLLLVLPARLLVATLARPRGPRAVRSSIFGRNRAASELGEADALLGDRIGPGAAAHREPGAAAQPVWLAPVVGVAAALLVTLSTSVQDVATYVRLLLALALAVAAVNALWVLAARGMTRHLGLPPARPVVRPVLLIVVAVSAIGSRFLGLEPALLFGLVLGAVLPEGMGRVERGRTAAVQLSATAALGVLAWLAVGLLPTPSGAPSAFLIELVNSVALVAIGSTAVALLPFGGLAGRAVLQWSRPLWLAMGLVVYTVLFALLLPVASLVRSGTGVVAVVIAALAFAVLSLSVWLWERYVEPAR, from the coding sequence GTGTCTCCACCAGTCCGGCCGCGGGGGTCGACCGGACTGCTCGTCGCCGTGCTGACGGGATTCGCCCTCGCCGCACTCGCCTTCGCCGCAGGCTCCTTCGCCGGGCTCGCACCCCCGGCGTCCGCCGCCGGCACCGGCTCCGCTTCCACAGTGTCCCGCAGCACTCCCGCCCGCACAGCGCCCGCCGACAACTCAGCGCCCGCCGACAACACAGCGCCGGCCGACACGCCCTCCCCGACCCCGACGCCGGGGCCGGTGCGGCTCGACGCGCTGCCGAGCGGACTGGTCACCAGCTTCCCGCTGACGGTCTCCGGCACGGCCGATCCCGGCGACGTCATCGATGTCTCCGGCGGCTCGTCCCCCGGCTCCGACACCTCCTGCTCCGTCACCGCCGCCTCCGACGGGACCTTCCGCTGCGCGCTGCAGCGCCTGCCGGACGGCCCGGGCGTCGCCGTGCGCGCCGTCTCGCGTTCCAGCGGCCTCGCCGACAGCGGCCGCGTGGACGTGCTGTCGCCTCCGGTCATCGCGTCCGCCCAGGGCGGCGCCACCGGCGGCGGGATCCACGGCACCGCGTACCCGGGCGCCTCGGTGACGGTCACGGCCGAGACCGGCGCCTCCTGCACGTTCCCCGCCGACAGCTCGGGCAGCTGGGGCTGCGTGATCGCCGGCCTCCGCGACGGCCGCCACTCCATCACGGCGACCCAGGTGGCCCCGTTCTCCTCCACACGGTCCGCACCGAGCCGCCCGGTCACCATCGTGGTCGACACCGTCGCCCCGCCCGCGCCCACCATCACGTCGCCCGCGCCCGGCTCGACGGTGGCCAACGGCCAGACCATCACCTTCGGCGGCGCGGGCGAGCAGGGCGCCACCGTCACCGTCTACGCCAGCACGTCGCGCGGCACGACGGTGGCGTGCACCGCCACCGTGACCGGCGGCGCCTGGTCGTGCGGCGCCGCCGCGCTCCCCGCCGGGGACTACATCGCGTCCGCACTCCAGCGGGACGCCGCGGGGAACGTGAGCGCCGGCAGCAACCCGGTCGCCGTCAGCGTGGAGGCCGCGACCCCTTCGACGACACCGTCGAAGGGCCGTCCCAGCGCGGCGCCCGCGCCGGCCCCGGCCGTTCCCCCACCGCCCAGCGCAGCGCCCTCGCCGTCGGCGGGCCCCACGCATCCCAGCACCAAGGGCTGGACCGACACGCCGTTCACGACCGCGTCGGCGCCGGTGGTGACGGCCGCGTCCGTCCCCGGCTGGCTGCGCTCCGTCGGCCTCGCGATCGCGGCGCTCCTGCTCCTCGTGCTCCCGGCCCGGCTGCTCGTCGCGACCCTGGCCCGGCCGCGCGGACCGCGTGCGGTGCGCTCCTCGATCTTCGGCCGCAACCGGGCGGCCTCCGAGCTCGGCGAGGCCGACGCGCTGCTCGGCGACCGGATCGGCCCGGGCGCCGCGGCGCACCGCGAACCCGGCGCCGCCGCCCAGCCGGTGTGGCTCGCGCCTGTCGTCGGGGTCGCCGCCGCGCTCCTGGTCACCCTGTCCACGTCGGTGCAGGACGTCGCGACGTACGTCCGCCTGCTGCTCGCCCTCGCCCTCGCGGTCGCGGCCGTCAACGCGCTCTGGGTGCTCGCCGCGCGCGGTATGACGCGCCACCTCGGGCTGCCGCCGGCCCGCCCGGTCGTCCGCCCGGTTCTGCTGATCGTCGTCGCGGTCAGCGCGATCGGCTCCCGGTTCCTCGGGCTGGAGCCGGCCCTGCTGTTCGGGCTGGTGCTCGGCGCTGTGCTGCCGGAGGGGATGGGACGCGTCGAGCGCGGCCGGACCGCCGCCGTCCAGCTCTCCGCGACCGCCGCCCTCGGCGTGCTGGCGTGGCTCGCGGTCGGCCTCCTCCCCACGCCGTCCGGCGCGCCGTCCGCGTTCCTCATCGAGCTGGTCAACTCCGTGGCCCTGGTGGCCATCGGGTCGACGGCCGTCGCGCTCCTCCCGTTCGGCGGCCTCGCCGGACGCGCGGTGCTGCAGTGGTCGCGCCCGCTGTGGCTGGCGATGGGGCTCGTGGTCTACACCGTGCTGTTCGCGCTCCTGCTGCCCGTCGCCTCCCTGGTCCGGAGCGGGACGGGCGTCGTCGCGGTGGTGATCGCCGCACTCGCCTTCGCCGTGCTCAGCCTGTCGGTGTGGCTGTGGGAGCGGTACGTGGAGCCGGCGCGCTGA
- a CDS encoding TetR/AcrR family transcriptional regulator: protein MTRIAPAARRASLVQAALRVIARDGVAAATTRRIVAEAGMPLASFHYVFASRDELMAELVNTVVAGEQTDLEPALDPATAPLELRAAIRSGLQHYLDGVRADPDREKAMFELTQWALREPGFAPLARRQYDRYYELAERAARDAAELTGSSWRLPVAEVARLLVTLTDGLTIAWLVTRDDAAADRAIDFAADALAAIADVPQPVPAVPSAPVPSVPFALDPNAGAR from the coding sequence ATGACGCGTATCGCCCCGGCAGCACGGCGCGCATCGCTCGTGCAGGCGGCGCTGCGGGTGATCGCGCGGGACGGCGTGGCCGCCGCGACGACCCGGCGGATCGTGGCCGAGGCGGGGATGCCGCTGGCCAGCTTCCACTACGTCTTCGCATCGCGCGACGAGTTGATGGCCGAACTGGTGAACACGGTCGTGGCGGGGGAGCAGACCGATCTCGAGCCGGCCCTCGACCCGGCGACGGCCCCACTGGAGCTGCGCGCCGCGATCCGCTCCGGCCTCCAGCACTACCTCGACGGCGTCCGGGCCGACCCCGACCGCGAGAAGGCGATGTTCGAGCTCACCCAGTGGGCCCTCCGCGAGCCGGGCTTCGCGCCTCTCGCCCGCCGGCAGTACGACCGCTACTACGAACTCGCGGAGCGTGCGGCCCGCGACGCCGCGGAGCTCACCGGCAGCAGCTGGCGGCTCCCGGTCGCGGAGGTGGCGCGCCTCCTGGTCACGCTCACCGACGGCCTCACGATCGCCTGGCTGGTGACCCGGGACGACGCCGCGGCCGACCGTGCCATCGACTTCGCGGCGGACGCGCTCGCCGCGATCGCCGACGTCCCCCAGCCCGTACCGGCCGTCCCCTCCGCCCCTGTCCCCTCCGTCCCCTTCGCCCTCGACCCGAACGCAGGTGCCCGATGA
- a CDS encoding MFS transporter codes for MTHTSTPAVFAEPTRRVPGRWIAAFAVAWLGVWMAQLAPIQKLLPDQVQAQLHTTYWVDNVVAFGIISGISGVCAIIAYPLTGALSDRTTSRFGRRRPWIAGGAALFAVSLVLLGVQTSMVGIGVFWSLALTGFCVLTAALTATISDQVPVDQRGYVSGWISAPQAIGIILGVSLVTYVFVGALVGYTAMAVLLLVLVLPFLFLPDAVLPPHLRERMTFRGIIEGLWISPREHPDFGWTLLSRVLVNFGNAFGTSLLLYFLEFGLHDTHADDDLLVLILIYMVFVIIASLALGRLSDRLGRRKAFVFVSSALQGVAALLLAFVPELSVAMVAAGLLGLGYGCFLSVDQALATQVLPDPENRGKDLGIMNIATAVPQAMAPLFGAAIVAALGGFVGLFVLSGVFAFAGALAVARVKAVR; via the coding sequence ATGACCCACACTTCGACGCCGGCCGTCTTCGCCGAACCGACCCGGCGCGTCCCCGGCCGCTGGATCGCGGCCTTCGCCGTCGCCTGGCTGGGCGTCTGGATGGCGCAGCTGGCGCCCATCCAGAAGCTGCTGCCCGACCAGGTGCAGGCGCAGCTGCACACCACCTACTGGGTCGACAATGTCGTCGCCTTCGGGATCATCTCCGGAATCTCCGGGGTCTGCGCGATCATCGCCTACCCGCTCACCGGCGCGCTCTCCGACCGCACGACCAGCCGGTTCGGCCGTCGCCGGCCGTGGATCGCCGGGGGAGCCGCCTTGTTCGCCGTCTCGCTCGTGCTCCTGGGCGTGCAGACCTCGATGGTCGGGATCGGCGTGTTCTGGTCGCTCGCCCTCACCGGGTTCTGCGTCTTGACGGCGGCGCTCACCGCGACGATCTCCGACCAGGTGCCGGTGGACCAGCGCGGCTACGTCTCCGGCTGGATCAGCGCGCCGCAGGCGATCGGGATCATCCTCGGTGTCTCACTGGTCACCTACGTCTTCGTCGGTGCGCTCGTCGGCTACACCGCGATGGCCGTGCTGCTGCTCGTCCTGGTGCTGCCGTTCCTGTTCCTGCCGGACGCCGTGCTGCCGCCGCACCTGCGCGAGCGGATGACGTTCCGCGGCATCATCGAGGGGCTCTGGATCAGCCCGCGCGAGCATCCCGACTTCGGCTGGACGCTGCTGAGCCGGGTGCTGGTCAACTTCGGCAACGCGTTCGGCACGTCCCTGCTGCTGTACTTCCTGGAGTTCGGGCTGCACGACACGCACGCCGACGACGACCTGCTGGTGCTGATCCTCATCTACATGGTGTTCGTCATCATCGCGTCGCTCGCGCTCGGGCGGCTGTCCGACCGGCTGGGGAGGCGCAAGGCGTTCGTGTTCGTCTCCTCGGCGCTCCAGGGCGTCGCGGCGCTGCTGCTGGCCTTCGTGCCGGAGCTGTCCGTCGCGATGGTCGCGGCGGGCCTGCTCGGCCTCGGCTACGGCTGCTTCCTCTCGGTGGACCAGGCGCTCGCGACCCAGGTGCTGCCGGACCCGGAGAACCGCGGCAAGGACCTCGGCATCATGAACATCGCCACGGCGGTGCCGCAGGCGATGGCGCCGCTGTTCGGCGCGGCGATCGTCGCGGCGCTCGGCGGGTTCGTCGGGCTGTTCGTGCTGTCCGGGGTGTTCGCCTTCGCCGGCGCGCTCGCGGTCGCCCGCGTGAAGGCGGTGCGGTGA
- a CDS encoding amino acid deaminase/aldolase gives MTNPIDLTAKPGAAERTWTTPDVFWPALSAATARLDPAFGVLHLPALRHNAHDMLRRAAGKPIRVASKSVRVRSVLDAVLALPGYAGVLAYTLPEALWLAEGDGEHAPIEDVVVGYPTADRAAIARLAASPELASRVTLMVDSVAHLDLIDAVVPPAQRETIRLCLELDSSWEAPVLGHIGVYRSPLHTVETVRAVAAAIVRRPGFALVGMMGYEAQIAGQGDNPPGRPAWGATLRWMQKNSREELIARRGEAVAAVRGIADLEFVNGGGTGSLEFTASDPSVTEIAAGSGLFGGHLFDTYRGFRPAPAASFALSVVRRPDARTATLLGGGWIASGPPGPDRLPKIEWPTGLAMVDREMAGEVQTPVTGAAAGILRVGDRVWLRHTKSGELSEHVNDFHLVDTVDGRAAVVGAVPSYRGEGKVFL, from the coding sequence ATGACGAACCCGATCGACCTGACCGCCAAGCCCGGCGCGGCCGAGCGCACCTGGACGACGCCCGACGTCTTCTGGCCCGCGCTCAGCGCGGCGACCGCCCGGCTCGACCCCGCGTTCGGCGTGCTGCACCTGCCCGCGCTGCGGCACAACGCGCACGACATGCTGCGCCGGGCGGCCGGCAAGCCCATCCGGGTCGCCTCCAAGTCGGTGCGCGTGCGCTCCGTGCTGGATGCCGTCCTCGCCCTCCCGGGGTACGCCGGAGTGCTCGCCTACACGCTTCCGGAGGCGCTCTGGCTGGCCGAGGGGGACGGCGAGCACGCGCCGATCGAGGACGTCGTCGTGGGCTACCCGACCGCCGACCGCGCCGCTATCGCCCGGCTCGCGGCCTCGCCGGAGCTCGCCTCCCGCGTGACGCTCATGGTCGACTCGGTGGCGCACCTCGACCTCATCGACGCGGTCGTGCCGCCGGCGCAGCGGGAGACCATCCGGCTGTGCCTGGAGCTCGACTCGTCCTGGGAGGCCCCGGTCCTCGGCCACATCGGCGTCTACCGCTCGCCGCTGCACACCGTCGAGACCGTGCGCGCGGTCGCGGCGGCGATCGTGCGGCGTCCCGGCTTCGCGCTCGTCGGGATGATGGGCTACGAGGCGCAGATCGCCGGGCAGGGCGACAACCCGCCCGGGCGCCCGGCGTGGGGCGCGACCCTGCGCTGGATGCAGAAGAACTCGCGCGAGGAGCTGATCGCGCGCCGCGGCGAAGCGGTCGCGGCCGTGCGCGGGATCGCCGACCTGGAGTTCGTGAACGGCGGCGGCACCGGCTCGCTGGAGTTCACGGCCTCCGACCCGTCGGTCACCGAGATCGCCGCGGGCAGCGGGCTGTTCGGCGGCCACCTGTTCGACACCTACCGCGGCTTCCGGCCCGCGCCCGCGGCGTCGTTCGCGCTCTCGGTGGTGCGCCGGCCCGACGCGCGCACGGCCACGCTGCTCGGCGGCGGCTGGATCGCGTCCGGCCCGCCCGGGCCCGACCGCCTGCCGAAGATCGAGTGGCCGACCGGGCTGGCGATGGTCGACCGCGAGATGGCGGGGGAGGTGCAGACGCCCGTCACCGGCGCCGCCGCCGGCATCCTCCGCGTCGGCGACCGCGTCTGGCTGCGGCACACCAAGTCCGGCGAGCTCAGCGAGCACGTGAACGACTTCCACCTGGTCGACACGGTGGACGGCCGCGCGGCGGTCGTCGGCGCCGTGCCGAGCTACCGGGGCGAGGGGAAGGTGTTCCTGTGA